The region TCCCAAGCTCTGCCTCATTACGTGCCTTTGCCACCCATTTAATCTGGGATCAAATCTCACGCAGTCAAGCTCTTACCTCTCACTATCTCTCTCACCTCTCACTCTCTGCATCACTCACTCAAGCTCTCACCTCTTACCCATACTTTTTCTCAACTCTCACTCTCTACATCACTCGCTCTCACCTATctcacacacactctctctcttacCTCTCCCTCACTCTTTCTATCACCTCTCACCTATTCTATCTCTCCCttattactctctctctcaaacccactccCACGGGTTGCAGTGTCCACCCCTCACACCGTTCTCGCCCCGTCGTCGCCTAATGATGGTGCCACTGTCGTCGCTTCTCCCCCGCCAAAATCGTTCATCGTTGCCCCCCGCTGGTATAGCTATTTCCCCCGCTAACATCGCCCGCCATCCCCATCACCCCTACCACCTACCACTGACCACCATCACCCCCCACACCATTGCTCCAACGCCCATCGCCGGCCCACCTCGCCAGTCGCTTGCACAACATTGCCTTCACCCCCCACACAGTCGCCCGCCCCTTTCCCTCTATCACGACTGTGTTTGTATGTATCTATTGTCTGCCGTTGCTGAAGCTCCATCGCAACTGTGTTTGTTTGTATATAGTCATtgtgtgtattttttgtatcgTGTGTGTTTGTGAGCATAGTCATTATGTACGTATATCTTTTTTTAGTTCTTGTGTGTATCTATATATAGTTCCTGTGTGCATATAGTTTCAATGTGTGTAGTcactgtttttgtgtttttagccTATCCaatgtgtgtatatagtttCAAATGCATATAGGacgtaaatttttaattaatttgaaagcaGAGAtaagttatattaatataaatataattaattttgattttaatttaatacaaacatctaatatttattaataatattaatacaaatatattttacagTTTGAATTAGCTAAAACTATGTTCATCTCTATTGTACAcacattataaatttacaatatatattttcatattgtgTTTAAAAACATATACTCATTTCTACAATTTGAACTACCATCATTTTATATAACATTATTTAATTGACAttccttaattaaattgaactaattaattagatCAAATTCATACATTAACgatcctaattttttttcttaaaattttaaaataaaaccttaATTACATTGAACTAATTGATTAGATCGATTTCATACATTAAcgatccctttttttttcttaaaattttaaaataaattacataaatattaatgtatttcaGTCTATTATTTTGCATTCCACAAACTgtatgctaatttgaagaaaaaaacaatatgctaatttgaaaaacagatttttggacatgattatataatttttattttttgtaaatgaatttttctttttatttctcaatttttatttgagttgtGTGGATATAAAGAAATGATGATTTGAGgtgctaaatttttttatatttaatttataattttaatgttagATTTTACTTTTTACCTTTATTTCATGTAAAatagctttagttttaattaagattttttttataaatttatttttaataaaaaactaaatttacatACTGATGTTCTTAAAGAATATGTTTGTTATCTGAGTGTAAATttaatctttgaaaattttatattatgaaatttaatttaattttatataatactaGCATATActacataatatgtataaattataattatattttaattttaatattatttaaaccgTACTTTAGGTACGGGGTATAcgttaatatatttattatagactaataaaattatttaaatattaaaaataatatataataaataaattatatctaaaaataaaatatatttattattacttaattatcatCCTAAAAACAATTATTAGAATTAccctttaaaaatatgaaaaatactatttagacAAGACATTTGACCTAATATtcatgtattaatatattatattaatattaatattaatatataatatattaacatagaATCAAAATAGACAATGCTAGACGAACCATTTGGTGGACAATTTTGTTGACAATGTCAATTTatcatgatattttgatattaaaatatcatgatAAATGAAACCCAACAAATCAGTGATTGAAAGATGAAATATTAATTCTTTGTCGCCCAAATTTCACTCCCTCGCCCACACAGCTGCCCAACccattctccctctctctcacccttgGTCGGAGGGAGGATCGCCCCACCGCCGTCGCCATGACCCTCGCCAGCGTTGCTCGCATCGTCGTCGCCCCCTGCTAACACAGTTGTCGCCGTGACCTCGCCAGCGTTGCTCGCATCGTCGTCGCCCCCTGCTAACACAGTTGTCGCCGTGACCTCGCCAGCGTTGCTCGTCGTCGCCTTCACCGGCCGACCTCGGCCTTGAGAGAGAATGGCACCACCGTCTCCCCTGCCAAAGCCACGAGCACCTCCCATCGCCAACCCCCTTGCTCGCACCACAGTCGTCCCTCCCTCAGATCGCTCCCCCAACCCCCCTTATCTACTCTttgtctctccctctctcaccTATTCAGACCGACCCACTTTGGGTTGTTCTTCAATGGGTTGATTTGGGTTGTTATTGTGCTAATGCTATTGATTTGGATTATTCTTGGGTTGTTCTTGTTCTTCAACAATGATGATAATATGATAGATgggttattttaattttttttttaatgataagtTCATTATAAGTTGTatacaaattttttatcaaaattaaaaatatattcatgcTGAAGCCATTTTAGTTTTCTGGTATATGGCCATTGACTGTATCATCAagctcttctttttcttttaatcactGAATTcggttattttattttcagaaaaagacttagataatataaaaatattatttattacaataattacataaTTCAGTAAATTTGTatgaattcaaatttattatataatgttataatGTCATTAAAACACTGATATTATACATattctacaaatttattgtcTAATATCATTGAACTTCTAGTTTTTCTTAttcatattttctaaataaaaatataaactaaatatattttatctaaatataaatattcacaaattaagtatatatattatataaaaaaatttatatataaatatattttttaaatacaactaaaaattaaaaacatattatataaaatcatCTTGACCAAATTAAACTCATTTaacaacttttaaaaatttttacttCAAACTTTTAAGAGCATAgtttgatttgttatttttaaaaaattattttataattttgtttgttttttaagttataaaatggaaatcaaattatgtgtatgtatgtagtgtgtgtatatatatatgtgtgtgtgtgtaagatAGATTATTTGATGGCGGTGGCGACACTGGAACGGCGAAAAGCGATAGGGCGTCGGCAACGGCTCAACAGAGGCGAACAACAAGGAACGACGAATGGCCATAGGAGAGGAGAAGCCGCGGGTAGATTATTTGTGTTGTGTGCTGGATTTAATGCATTTCTcattcaaaaattgatttaatgGGGCAGTCCGCATGTTGAATCACCGTCGCTGTTGGTTTGCATCTGCGCCATTTGAACAATGAAGACAAGAAACAATGAATAAGAAAATTAGTTCAACAGAGGCGAACGGCATGAAACAATGAACAACATTGACTTTAAGGGCGTTGAATAGCGATGGAGGCAGATGCAACGACGGCAAACGGTGACCAGAAAGAGCGTAGCAGACGAGAGAGAGTgggggaaggagagagagagagagagaaaagggggaaAAAGTTGGGCGGCCGAAGATGGATGcagtggggagagagagaatgtgaggAAGCTGGGCACACAGTGGGGAGAGAGAAAGTAGGTGAGGAAGATGATCCTTTTGGGTGGGTGAggtatttaatttgatttaaaaaaataaggataaatcTGTAATTTAGGATGAGggcaaatatattttaattgaattgtCAACTAAATTGTCACGCAGATTGGCTATCTAGCATTATCCAATCAAAATTGAATGCCTTAAGACACGTAAATCAAGAAGGCAAGGTACATGCGTCAGCATCATGGATCATGGTGGAGGATGCAGCTAACGTTCCATTGGTTCTTCCAGGTCGGAGTTAATAGACGGACGCTATCTTATACTTGAACAAAATCCAACCGTCCTGATCCACCCACGTGTCACTGTTCTACCactcttctcttctccctccaGCCGTTTATAGAATataagagaagagaggagaaagcCGCAGGCTGAGAATCAGTAAGGCATGGGCAAAGAAGATGCGACGCCGGCGCCAGGGCCAGGGCCAGGGCCAGGGCCAGCTGGCTTCAAGTTGGTCGGATTCGCCAATTTTGCACGCGTCAACCCGAAGTCGGACCGCTTCCGAGTGAAGCGCTTCCACCACGTGGAGTTCTGGTGCACCGACGCCACCAACGCCGCTCGCCGCTTCTCCTGGGGCCTCGGCATGCCCATCGTCGCCAAGTCCGACCTCTCCACCGGAAACCTCTCCCATGCCTCCTACCTCCTCCGCTCCGGCGACCTCCACTTCCTCTTCACCGCTCCCTACTCCCCCTCCATCGCCGCCGCCCATAATTTTTCCCACACTGCCACCGCCTCCGTCCCCACCTTCGATTTCTCTGCCTGCCGCGCCTTCGCTGCCACACATGGACTCGCCGTCCGCTCCATCGCCGTCGAGGTCGAGGACGCCGGGCTGGCCTTCTCCACCAGCGTCGCGCATGGCGCCAAACCCTCGTCTCCGCCGATCATCCTCGACGGCCGAGCAGTCATCGCCGAAATTCAGCTCTACGGCGACGTCGTTTTGCGCTACGTCAGCTACAAAACCCATTACCCGAACCCGAACCGGGACCCGGACCCTAATTCTTGGTTCTTGCCGGGGTTCGAACGAATGGACGAAACGTCTTCGTATCCGTTGGACTTCGGCATCCGGCGGCTCGACCATGCCGTCGGAAACGTGCCGGTGTTAGCTCCGGCGGTCGAATATGTGAAGGGGTTCACTGGGTTTCACGAGTTCGCGGAGTTCACGGCGGAGGACGTGGGAACGAGCGAGAGCGGGTTGAACTCGGTGGTGTTGGCGAGCAACGACGAGATGGTGCTGTTGCCGTTGAACGAGCCGGTGTTTGGGACGAAGAGGAAGAGTCAGATACAGACGTATTTGGAGCACAACGAGGGGGCTGGAGTTCAGCACCTGGCGCTGGTGAGCGAGGATATATTCCGGACATTGCGGGAGATGAGGCGGCGGAGCGGAGTAGGTGGGTTCGAGTTtatgccgccgccgccgccgacgTATTACCGGAGTTTGAGAAACAGGGCCGGGGATGTGCTGACGGAGGAGCAGATGACGGAGTGCGAGGAATTGGGGATTTTGGTGGACAGGGATGACCAAGGCACCTTGCTGCAGATATTCACCAAGCCCGTGGGAGATAGGTACATTCATAAACTGAATTATCAGCCCTAATTTTCATTatctgaaactgaaactgaatgcTCAAAATTATATCTGCTTTCTGCCTTCATGGTTTGAGGTGAACCCCATTGTTGGCTTCAATAGGAATGATTATAAATGCTAATTCATAGTGTTGTTGCCAAGATACAATACAACAATAGATTTGTAAGGTGGGAAAAAGTAATCTTGACGTTCTTCAGCAAGGATGATAAGGGGACCTTGAGGCAAATGACTAGGAGGCCTCGTGGCAAATAATTAGGAGGCCCTGAGAGATGATATATTGCTGATGCTGGTGGGCCCTGAGAGATGATATATTGTTGATGCTGGTGAGTGGTTTGCTGATGAACGGGAGGCCTAAGATAATCGAGAGGCCTCAAATAATCGAGAGACCTCAAAGAACCGAGAAATCTTTAAGAATCGAGTAACCTTGGAGAGTCGAGAGATCTGCCAAAAAAACAAATAGTGAGAGGCGCGAGAGATTGTTCTTGCATAAACTCTTCGGTGCTTAAGTTAGTTTTCGAGTGCTTGAGTGCAAAAATAGAGTTTGAGTATCAGAGTAAGCATACCAAAATGAGAAGGCGggcctcttatttataaaggagtATGGAATAATTCTAATTAACCTAGGATTAGGATTATTTGtagataacgtttatcttgattatccctagTTTGGCTAGGACTAGGACTACTATGAATGGTGTCTATCTCTTATAGATGATGCTTATTACGAAATTTCTTATGAAGGGTGTTTATCTCAATTGCTTCAAAGTCCTTGTGGAATTAGGACTCTTAATGGTTTGTCGCGTATCTTCTCGAAATATTTGGATCGAGGAACGCCCCGGGAGGGTCTGTTGGCTTCAAGAGAGGTCCCAGGGGTTGAACAACATTCATGACTGTGAGGCCACTTAGAATCGAGAGGCCTCTTAACCATAGTCGAATGGCCACTCGGTTCATCACTTGGCTCCTTCCACACGCTTTTGTATTTTGCCTTGGGAGCATCCGTTGGCTTCAAGGGAGGCTCCTGGGGGTTTGAAGAACACTTAGGGCTAAGAGGCCACTTAGAACCGAGAGGCCTCTCGGCTAGAACTGAGAGGTCTCTCGATTGGTATCTAGTGGTGGTCGTGCTCATTCTCACTTGGTTTTTGCATTTTATCTCTCTGGGTTTGTCTTTTTAGGTGTATTTTACCATCAtccttgtgttttttttttttttctgataatCCTTTGGGGCCATTTGGCCACAACCGAGTGGGCACTCGGTTCTTCAAGGCCACTTAGCTACAACCGAGTGGCCACTTGGTTTTCTTGGCCGAGTGGCCATGTAGTTGTTGCTTCAATCTTTGGCCACTCGATGCATTTGGATGCTCGTTGAAGTTGGATCTGTATTTTCTTGTGCCTTGCTTTCCACAACCAAGCGGTGGCCACTTGGTCCTTTGTCTTCAACTAGGCTGTTTTCATCTTTGTTTTTTGCTCACAAATAGACCATCTTCATGGCTCTTGATCTTCATGATCAAGTGGTGGCCTTCATGATTGAGTGGTGGCCCCTTAGTCGTTGCCTTGTTCAATTATGCAATTGCTCAACAAGTTGTAATTTCATGCTTCGTTCGGAGGATCGATGGGAAGTCTTTAGTTGGTTTATGTTTGTTGTTTGTAGGGCATATCACATAGAAAATGGTGCTATCTCTTTCACCTTGATTGTTAATATTAGCCACGAATACTTCTTTGATGATCAAAGTTTTTAAGTTAATCCGACTGAGAGCTTTATCTTGGTGCTAATTTTGAGTGACAGTGAAAAATGGTGGATGAATGGGTTTAGATAATTGTGTCTGGTTGTAGTTGGTTGGCCTTCTTTAGGTGGTAATCATAGAAACTCTCTGGGAGGGAGAATATTATGGCCAAGAAATTCGTAACTATTTTACACTAATTGGGTACCAAGGGAACATGCGGATTGATGAAGTATAGCATGGCATCAGTCCAAATGAATCATTTCCTTTCATTGCTTGTCCTTCCATTATATCAAGAAAGAACTAATTGGGTTGGTTTGGGGGGATATAGAAAGATCAGTGTCAGAGTTGATTTCACCCATTCTTGGAGTGTTGTGGAAATATTCTTCCTTACATTGTGCTTGCCCACCACACCAGTCAGCATAGACGAGTTGATCTAGGTCATGTGATGCTCATACGGCGACTA is a window of Diospyros lotus cultivar Yz01 chromosome 10, ASM1463336v1, whole genome shotgun sequence DNA encoding:
- the LOC127811560 gene encoding 4-hydroxyphenylpyruvate dioxygenase, translated to MGKEDATPAPGPGPGPGPAGFKLVGFANFARVNPKSDRFRVKRFHHVEFWCTDATNAARRFSWGLGMPIVAKSDLSTGNLSHASYLLRSGDLHFLFTAPYSPSIAAAHNFSHTATASVPTFDFSACRAFAATHGLAVRSIAVEVEDAGLAFSTSVAHGAKPSSPPIILDGRAVIAEIQLYGDVVLRYVSYKTHYPNPNRDPDPNSWFLPGFERMDETSSYPLDFGIRRLDHAVGNVPVLAPAVEYVKGFTGFHEFAEFTAEDVGTSESGLNSVVLASNDEMVLLPLNEPVFGTKRKSQIQTYLEHNEGAGVQHLALVSEDIFRTLREMRRRSGVGGFEFMPPPPPTYYRSLRNRAGDVLTEEQMTECEELGILVDRDDQGTLLQIFTKPVGDRPTIFIEIIQRVGCMVKDEEHGQEYQKGGCGGFGKGNFSELFKSIEEFEKTLEAAATRTAHC